GAGAGCGACTGTTCGAGGACCTCGTCCGGGCGGAAGCCAAGGAGGGCGGAGACGGCATCGTTGGCCTGCAGGATCTTTCCCTCGAGGTCGGACACGAACACGGGATCGGGCGCGTTCTTGATCAGGCTCTCGGCGTATGCTCGGGCCTTGTCCAATTCGCGCATGTCGCGAAGGATGCCGATGGCACCGATCACCTTCCCGTCGGTGTCGTGGAGGGCGGAGGCGTTGAGCGTCGTCGGGATGCCCTCGCCGCTCGCGCTCCGCGGGTTGAGTCTGGCGTTGCGGGTGACGCCGCGTTCCACGACTTCGCGGAGTGCCGCCAAAAACTCCCGGGTCTCGGCAGAGGAGATGATGCGCGAGAGCGATTGCTCGATGAGCTCGTCTGGGCGGAAGCCGAGGAGCGCGAAGACGGCGTCGTTGGCTTGCAGGATCTTTCCCTCGAGGTCCGACACGAACACGGGATCCGGCGCGTTCTTGATCAAGCTCTCGGCATAGGCTCTTGCCTTGTCCAGCTCTCGCATGTCGCGCAGGATGCCGATGACGCCGATCGCCCGGCCATCAGGATCGCGGAGTGCGGAGGCGTTCAGGCTCGTGGGGATGACCTCGCCGCCCGCACTCCGAGGGTTGAGGACGACGTTCCGCATGACGCCGCGCTCGACCACTTCCCGCAGCGCCGCCCTGAATTCCCGGGTTTCCTCCGGACTGATGAAGCGGGCCAGCGATTGCTCCAGCACTTCGTCCTGACGGAATCCGAGCAACTGGGAAACCGCATCGTTCGCCTGCAAAATCTTGCCTTCCAGATCGGAGACGAACACTGGATCAGGGGCGTTGGCGATGATGATGTCGGCGTCCAGCGATCCGCGCGATTTGACCCGCCGCCTCTCGGACTCCATGACTTTCGCTTGCATCGCGAGTTCCCGTGGTCCAGCCATCTTGGACCTCCTTGCGAACGGGTTCGTGGGGAGAGAGAAGCCCCGTTCTCGCTGCGCGGGCCGGTCCCATAACATGGCCACGACCTGATCTGCTACACGCCCGCGGCTGCCGTTTGTTCGCTTGCCTGACTGCGACCCACACTCCTGTCGGATTTGTACAGTTTGTCAGGATGCGCGACCCAATGCGCAGCTACCGGCTCGCCGCCATTCCAGGACGGAATCGCGGTCGAGGTGATCGCGCCGAGGCTGGATCGAGGTCCGCTGATCGCTACTGGCAGTCAGGGAACCTGATCGACGCGACGCGCGTGCTCCAGTTGAACGTGCTGGTCGTCAGGTAATACTGATTCGTGTACCAGAACGTGCATCCGTCGGCGTCGATCGCCATGCTGGTGTAGTCGCCCCAGCGACCTCCGCACTTGAGCTGTGAGCCCGTGCCGTTGATGAGGAACGACTCGGTTTCCATTGCGCCCAGCGGGTCGATCGAGGTGCGTCCCGTGTAGCGGATCGACGGGAAGGTCGACGAGCCGCCCGGGCGCACGGGCCCGGAGACGCTGTACCCGAGCGCGATGTTGCCCGCTTTGTCCATGGCGATCGAACCCATCCAGCGGTGATCGCCGTCCGGCGGCGCGTACGTGCCCTGTTGGTAGACGGTCAGCACAGTGGAGTTTTTCGGTGCACGGAATTCGTACCATCGCTCGCCCACCTGGCCCGTGGGCGTATTCACCGAGTGGCTCACCACCCAGCTCTGGTGGTCGGAGAAGTTCCGATAAGCCAGCCTGTACATCAGGCGGTCGCCGAGTGAGTCCAGAGTGTCTGTTCCAGGTTCCGCATCTGGCTGCGGAATGCATGCTCTGTCGCCGCCGCAGGCGAGTTGGAAATTTGCGACGGGAATCGGCATCGTGCCGCCAATGCCGGTAAACGTCGCGTTGCGCGGGCGGGCAAAGTCGATGTCGAACAGATACTTGTAGATGACATTTCCATTGGGCGGAGTGTTATCGATGCTGCCAAGGAACACTTCCGGTTGGCCGCTGGGCGGCAGGACGTCCGCGGAATCGAGGTCGGCGGGCAGCAGGCTGTCGTCGAAGGTGGTTGGGGTCGTAAAGCAGACCTGTTTCGCGCTCTTGCGTCCCGCCAGCATCCCGACCCGGTCATAGGCGCAAACCGTCGCGCCAACGTATCTCGAGCCGTCATTAGTGAAACTGTTAATGGATTGAAAGTAACCGTTGGGCTGGATTCCGAACTTTGGGTAGTCGGGGAAACTATTCTGCCCGTAGGCGAAGCGGTAATAGGTCCCAAGAGCATCAGGCGTGGTCGATACCGCGATGCAGGTCACCCGCACGTTGAAGGTGCCCTGGCTTGCCACCCAGCGGTGAGCGAGCTTGTCGAACTGGATGATGGGGTCACCCTGATTGGCGGTCTCGCAAATGTTGCCAAAACCCTTCCAGAAGTTGTTCCCGTCGAATGGACCGGCGAGGACCGCGCCGCTGCTCTTGTCGAACACCGCGTATTGGAGGTTGACCCACTGCACCACTTGCGTATCGCCGACGGCCAGGTTGGCGTCGCTCGGAGCGCCTTGAACCTTGTAGCTGCCGAAGCCATTTCCGACGCCGAGAACATTCACCCCAGGGACGGCGAGCACCGTCGGAAGTATCGCGGTCTGCAGCGCGCCATCATCCGACGCGGCTTGGCTGGGCACCGCGGCAGCGTTCATCGTCTGCTGCAGCTTCGGTCGACGAATGGGAATCACCCGGCGAGGTGTGTCCGCGCGAGGGGGTGTCGCCATCTCGCGCAGCGGAGCCGAGACGTCCGCGTGCAGCGCTTCATTGACCTCTGGGTTCGTGAGCACCTCGGGCTGGGCCGGTCTGTCAGCCCATGCGGAGGGGGAAAAGACGAAGCTGAACAAGCAGAGGACGGGCGCAGCCCGCGTCATCTGGTTGGCTTGCATGTTGTCTCCTCCGGAAGCGAGGCCGCGCGTGGCGCCCTCGCCTTCATCGTTTCGGTTTCGTACCAAGGCACGCCGGATAGAGGCATGGCAAGGTTAAATTGTCCCGCCTTCACCTGCCTGAAGATCCGCGAGCACCTCTTCTACGTCGGCGAGGTGGAGGCGAGCGGTCGGTTAGCAACGGTGAGCTCCACGGTAGGATCGACCAGGGCCACTTCCGCCGCGATAGCGCCGCTCTAGCGGTGTGCGCCACACTACTTGCCGCCGTTTCAACGGACTGATTTGTACAATCATCGAATCCATTTCCGCACATCACGCCGTATCCGATCGGAAAGAAGTAGCGATGCCGGATGAGAGTGGGTCCAGGTAATCCAGTCCGGATTGCGAAACGTTGGGAACGGCGTTTCTTTTGCTAATAGTTTAGGGATGCGTTCCGTGCGTCCGCGCGGCTTCACCCTGATCGAGCTGGTGGTGGCCATGGCCGTCATCGGCGTCCTCGCCGGCATGTCGGCGGTTGCGCTCGGCCGGATGAAGACGCGCGGCAACTTCTCCAGCGCCAGCGGCGATTTCATCGCCACGCTCCGCACGGCGCGGGCGGAGGCGTTCGCCCGCGGCAATCCTACGGTGGTCGTCGTCGACTCACTGGCAGCCCGCTGGTGGGCCATCGAGGACGTGAACGGGGACTTCTCGCTGGCTTCCTTCAGCCCCTCGACCCCGGCGCCTTCGCCGGACCGGCTGATCTATTCGGGGACGCTGCCGAGCGGGACCAGCTTCGGACCGCTCGACGGCTGGGGATCGGCGCTTCCGCCGCCATACTCCGCGATCCCCACCGGATACCTGAACATCGTCCTCGCCGACGGCGGGTCCGGCGGCGTCGCCGACATCACCGTGGACGGCGGGAGCGCGGCGCCTAATTTCAAGTACTGCAGCTTCTGCGACACCAGCTCGAAGCAGGGAGCGATCACCTTTCTTCCCTCGGGGGGCGCCATCTTCAACGGCGGGCCTCTCGGTGTCGGACAGCAGATCAGCCTGCAGGACGTGCAGTCCGTGGACGGCGGCGTGGCCGGAGCGCCGACCAGCATCATGGATTTCGTCATCGTGGCGGCGACCGGCGCCGCCGAGGCGGTGGCCGTCCGATGATCCCCGCTTGCCACAGGATGGATCGTGGGTTCTCGCTGATCGAGTCGATGGTTGCGTCGGTGGTGATGCTCATCGGCCTGCTCGGCCTGGCCGGGCTGCAGGTCGTCGCCATGCGCGCGAACAACCTCGGCAAGCGCATGGCGCAGGCATCGCTGCTCGCCCAGGACCTGGTGCAGAACATCCAGCTCTGGCAGTACACGGACTCCAGGCTCGTGCCGCAGGGCTCCGCCTCGCCGGCGCACACCGGTCTCTACTCGGACACGAACCACTCGGACATCGCGAAGTTCTGGGACCTGCTGAATACGGCCACACTGACGACCACGGTGGACGGTTCGCCGGTGACGTTCGACTTCACCGACGGCGCTGCAGGCGCCGCCCAGGTGAACCAGCTCGCGGCGAGCTACGCGGGCGTACTCTCGCCGGTGGACACCACGCTTCCCGCCGGGGAGCAGACCATCTTCCAGCGCTACTGGAACGTGTTCCCGGTCGACCTCAACGGCTCCGGCCAGGCGCAGGGAAAACTCATCCAGATCCTGGTGCGCTGGAAGGAGCCGAACTTCGGCTACCGGCAGGTGAGCGCCAGCTTCTACAAGTACGACCCGTCGGGGTTCAACCTGTGACGCGCCGGCAGCCGCGAGGCTTCACGCTCATCGAGGTGACCGTCGGCGCCGCCGTCGCGCTGATCGTCATCGGCATCGTCACTGCAACGTTCCTCTCGCAGCAGCGGTCGGTGCAGGCTCTCGATCTGTCGCGCGAGGCGAGCAACGCCGCCCG
This DNA window, taken from Deltaproteobacteria bacterium, encodes the following:
- a CDS encoding PAS domain-containing protein, which codes for MQAKVMESERRRVKSRGSLDADIIIANAPDPVFVSDLEGKILQANDAVSQLLGFRQDEVLEQSLARFISPEETREFRAALREVVERGVMRNVVLNPRSAGGEVIPTSLNASALRDPDGRAIGVIGILRDMRELDKARAYAESLIKNAPDPVFVSDLEGKILQANDAVFALLGFRPDELIEQSLSRIISSAETREFLAALREVVERGVTRNARLNPRSASGEGIPTTLNASALHDTDGKVIGAIGILRDMRELDKARAYAESLIKNAPDPVFVSDLEGKILQANDAVSALLGFRPDEVLEQSLS
- a CDS encoding prepilin-type N-terminal cleavage/methylation domain-containing protein codes for the protein MRSVRPRGFTLIELVVAMAVIGVLAGMSAVALGRMKTRGNFSSASGDFIATLRTARAEAFARGNPTVVVVDSLAARWWAIEDVNGDFSLASFSPSTPAPSPDRLIYSGTLPSGTSFGPLDGWGSALPPPYSAIPTGYLNIVLADGGSGGVADITVDGGSAAPNFKYCSFCDTSSKQGAITFLPSGGAIFNGGPLGVGQQISLQDVQSVDGGVAGAPTSIMDFVIVAATGAAEAVAVR